A single genomic interval of Arthrobacter methylotrophus harbors:
- a CDS encoding glycosyltransferase family 4 protein, with translation MGFIRNFRLVIGIASENISDDPFHFLLQLSRRLPSRLVGRFARLLSSAVPRTSTTVPVALAELVSGNHTGLHRRLRLALNRRVSARTAVRLADLALMANDPALADEFLEISDGAPGLRAARARRLWYDGAVTDAVEVLEGANEPGTVFGERLAAEKRLLEGWAPVLPVCRVEPVPNRVLHLLTNSLPHTQSGYAQRSHSILRSQQDAGWETLAVTRLGYPVLVGKLGARVLDEVDGVRYTRLLPARLAATATGRLQQQAEETFRRALEFRPSVIHTSTHYVNGLVARAVAESLGIPWVYEVRGQLADTWASTRSPTARESERYRLFQDRESEIMRAADLVVTLGHAMKEKIVAAGVPEGKIIIAPNAVGGDYLREPLGVGEARAQLGLDPSAEFIGTISSLVPYEGLDDLILAFALLAPVRPKLHLLIVGAGESLPSLQQLARRSGFGGRIVFTGRVPRGVARTYHQALDVFVVPRKDLEVTRSVTPLKPVEALASSRAVVASSLPALAEIVDEGRTGLLVPPEEPAALATALETLLADAQMRLSMGQAGRTQVLRTRTWAANADACIQAYGRIEQARRSS, from the coding sequence ATGGGTTTTATTCGCAACTTTCGACTGGTTATTGGCATCGCGTCGGAGAACATTTCTGATGACCCGTTTCATTTCTTGCTCCAGCTCTCCCGGAGACTGCCATCCCGGCTGGTGGGTCGGTTTGCCAGACTCCTGAGTTCGGCCGTCCCAAGGACTTCCACAACTGTGCCCGTGGCGCTGGCGGAATTGGTGAGCGGCAACCACACTGGACTCCATCGTCGTCTGCGTCTTGCCTTGAACCGACGGGTGTCGGCCCGCACGGCAGTCAGGCTGGCCGATCTCGCGCTTATGGCGAACGATCCAGCTCTAGCGGATGAATTCTTGGAAATATCGGACGGGGCACCCGGGCTGCGGGCTGCGCGTGCCCGCCGTCTTTGGTACGACGGTGCGGTGACGGACGCGGTCGAGGTGCTGGAGGGGGCCAACGAACCCGGAACCGTGTTCGGGGAGAGGCTCGCGGCGGAGAAGCGGCTCCTCGAAGGATGGGCGCCAGTTCTGCCGGTTTGCCGGGTTGAACCCGTTCCGAACCGCGTCCTGCATTTGCTCACCAATTCGCTGCCACACACCCAGAGTGGTTACGCCCAGCGTTCGCACTCGATCCTCAGATCGCAACAGGATGCGGGCTGGGAGACTCTGGCGGTGACGCGATTAGGTTATCCGGTCCTCGTCGGCAAGCTCGGAGCACGGGTGTTAGACGAGGTAGACGGCGTGCGGTACACGCGGCTCTTGCCAGCGCGGCTCGCGGCTACCGCCACGGGGCGCCTTCAGCAACAAGCAGAGGAAACGTTTCGGCGGGCTCTCGAATTCAGGCCGAGCGTGATCCATACCAGTACCCACTACGTCAATGGACTGGTCGCCCGTGCGGTAGCGGAGTCCTTGGGCATCCCCTGGGTGTATGAAGTGCGCGGTCAGCTGGCCGACACTTGGGCTTCCACCCGAAGCCCCACGGCCCGGGAAAGTGAGCGATACAGGCTTTTCCAAGATCGCGAGTCCGAGATCATGAGGGCTGCCGATCTGGTGGTGACGTTGGGCCATGCCATGAAAGAGAAAATCGTCGCTGCCGGTGTACCGGAAGGAAAGATCATCATCGCTCCCAACGCTGTGGGTGGGGACTATCTGCGGGAACCTCTGGGCGTTGGAGAAGCCCGTGCGCAACTCGGGCTCGACCCAAGTGCGGAGTTCATTGGCACTATCAGCAGCTTGGTGCCATACGAAGGGCTGGACGACCTCATCCTGGCGTTTGCGCTCCTGGCCCCGGTTAGGCCGAAACTGCACCTCTTGATCGTTGGTGCAGGAGAGTCCCTCCCTTCGCTTCAACAGCTGGCTCGCAGGTCCGGTTTCGGTGGCCGAATAGTCTTCACGGGCCGCGTGCCCCGAGGCGTTGCCCGGACTTACCACCAAGCCCTGGACGTCTTTGTCGTGCCCCGCAAGGACCTCGAAGTCACTCGTTCCGTCACCCCACTGAAGCCAGTTGAAGCCTTGGCAAGTTCGCGTGCAGTCGTGGCCAGCTCGTTGCCGGCATTGGCGGAGATCGTCGACGAGGGTCGAACAGGGCTTCTAGTGCCGCCGGAAGAGCCTGCCGCGCTTGCGACGGCCTTGGAGACACTTCTTGCAGACGCACAAATGCGCTTATCGATGGGACAGGCCGGCCGAACCCAGGTACTGCGAACACGTACGTGGGCCGCCAATGCCGATGCTTGTATTCAGGCTTACGGCAGAATCGAACAGGCAAGGAGATCCAGCTAG
- a CDS encoding glycosyltransferase family 4 protein, with protein sequence MESPEHSAEPARPKPRVTVLTHSYWPESSPPQRRWSALIDEFRKSGWDIDVVTPVAHFPAGRRVLPASTAGRSFRSQIGRHGETVRRVPYLPHGNSQLARLVDHCYSAFWTVPAALLTRRPDIVVVTAPSLPILGAGYVVAKLRKVPLIIEMRDAWPDLARDARLVQGKVKSLFEVIVDHVQRRADLVVTVTDGFADVLRSRGIQNVATISNGLSVDSVPALPPPPGRRDIFEALYLGNHGESQNLEIAIRASAIVGSQMHLHMVGHGTRKLALQNLAKELDAPVTFHPSLIGQDVMDRYASADTCIVSLRDDWKSFETTVPSKTYEVLAIGRHMTAIVRGEAARIVAEAEAGDIVPSHPQALAALWQELSGNRGRLTRSAASRAWVKEHADYGILSERYMDLILGVVAGSIRRA encoded by the coding sequence ATGGAAAGCCCGGAGCATTCCGCGGAGCCCGCACGCCCCAAACCACGTGTTACCGTCCTAACCCATTCATACTGGCCCGAGAGCAGTCCGCCCCAACGCCGATGGAGCGCGCTGATTGACGAATTCCGCAAATCAGGTTGGGACATTGACGTCGTTACTCCCGTGGCACATTTTCCGGCGGGAAGGCGGGTTCTGCCGGCGTCGACGGCTGGCCGTTCCTTCCGATCTCAAATCGGACGTCACGGCGAAACGGTCCGCCGCGTGCCTTACTTGCCCCATGGGAATTCGCAACTCGCACGGCTCGTCGACCACTGTTATTCCGCATTTTGGACGGTGCCTGCGGCATTGCTTACGCGCAGGCCAGACATCGTAGTTGTCACAGCCCCGAGCCTGCCCATTCTCGGTGCCGGCTACGTCGTGGCGAAGCTGCGCAAAGTCCCTCTCATTATTGAAATGCGCGACGCTTGGCCGGATTTGGCTCGCGATGCCCGGCTCGTCCAAGGAAAAGTGAAGAGCCTCTTCGAAGTCATAGTTGATCACGTTCAACGTCGTGCCGACCTTGTCGTGACAGTAACGGACGGATTTGCTGACGTTCTCCGCAGCCGGGGAATCCAGAATGTGGCGACGATCTCCAACGGACTGAGCGTCGATTCCGTCCCCGCTTTGCCGCCCCCGCCTGGGAGGCGGGACATTTTCGAGGCTCTCTATTTGGGCAACCACGGCGAGAGTCAGAACCTGGAGATCGCCATTCGCGCCAGCGCCATTGTGGGCAGTCAGATGCATTTGCACATGGTGGGACATGGAACACGTAAGCTTGCGCTTCAGAACCTGGCCAAAGAACTAGACGCTCCTGTCACTTTCCATCCTTCCCTGATTGGCCAGGACGTTATGGACCGATATGCCTCCGCGGATACTTGCATCGTGTCGCTTCGGGACGATTGGAAATCCTTCGAGACGACGGTTCCATCAAAGACATACGAAGTCCTGGCGATCGGGCGGCATATGACGGCAATCGTCCGCGGGGAGGCTGCACGCATCGTGGCCGAGGCCGAGGCTGGTGACATCGTCCCAAGCCATCCCCAAGCTCTGGCCGCCCTGTGGCAGGAACTCTCAGGGAACCGTGGCAGGCTCACCCGCTCAGCAGCCAGCCGTGCATGGGTCAAGGAACATGCCGACTATGGAATCCTGTCCGAGCGTTACATGGACTTGATCTTGGGCGTCGTCGCCGGATCAATCAGGCGAGCCTGA
- a CDS encoding ABC transporter permease encodes MSAKKSNLPEPADVRPLSVDMRRLSRVGSRPGFLDYLVQLWDFRQFIFYDARARVQSGTRRDRLGSMWLLLNPVLNGLTYYFIFGLLLNTSGGIKNFVGYLVVGIFIFQFSAGAITAGARSIRNGKSVVQAFNFPRAALPLGANIRELLAAVPLVLAMLLLIVVIPPAEEITWLWFLVVPAVLLQGLFNLGVGMILARIISKVNDVTHLIPFAIRAWMYGSAVFYSYERFISHPVLLSVMKLNPLYNVIDIIRSCVLYNRVPSWESWATLAVVSFAAVMVGFFFFWGGEESYGRD; translated from the coding sequence GTGTCCGCAAAGAAGTCAAACTTACCGGAACCGGCCGATGTCCGACCGCTCTCCGTTGACATGCGGAGGTTGTCCCGCGTTGGCTCCCGTCCGGGTTTCTTGGATTACCTGGTTCAGCTCTGGGATTTCCGCCAGTTCATCTTCTACGACGCCAGGGCCAGAGTCCAGAGCGGTACCCGGAGGGACCGCCTCGGTAGTATGTGGCTCCTTCTCAACCCGGTTCTTAATGGGCTTACCTACTACTTCATTTTCGGCCTGCTTCTGAACACAAGTGGCGGGATTAAGAACTTTGTCGGCTATTTGGTGGTGGGTATCTTTATCTTCCAGTTCAGCGCTGGGGCCATCACGGCGGGTGCCCGCTCCATCCGTAACGGCAAGTCAGTAGTCCAGGCATTCAACTTCCCGAGGGCGGCTCTCCCGCTCGGAGCCAACATCCGCGAGCTGCTGGCTGCCGTGCCGCTGGTACTCGCCATGCTTCTCCTGATTGTGGTGATACCTCCCGCTGAAGAGATCACTTGGCTTTGGTTCTTGGTGGTGCCTGCAGTGCTTTTGCAAGGGCTCTTTAATCTGGGTGTAGGTATGATCCTGGCGCGCATCATCTCGAAAGTGAACGACGTTACGCATCTGATCCCCTTTGCAATCCGGGCTTGGATGTACGGCTCTGCCGTCTTCTATTCTTATGAGCGCTTCATCTCGCACCCTGTTCTACTCTCGGTGATGAAGTTGAATCCGCTATACAACGTCATAGACATCATTCGCAGCTGCGTGCTCTATAACCGTGTACCGTCTTGGGAATCGTGGGCGACTCTTGCGGTCGTTTCCTTCGCTGCCGTAATGGTTGGCTTCTTCTTTTTCTGGGGTGGTGAAGAGTCGTATGGGCGCGATTGA
- a CDS encoding DUF3515 family protein, translating into MRFKPYIRKKYLPAIATAATAGVLVLTGCSPVVDVKAAADAANPACAPMMVALPDTIGDAALRKTNSQATAAWGDPSVLILRCGVNVPGPTTDRCVTVNDVDWVIKEGDPVWTLTTYGREPATEILMDPNKISSATVLADLAPAASKIKATRKCVGQPELLQNLPSSTPGK; encoded by the coding sequence ATGCGCTTCAAGCCCTACATCCGCAAGAAATACTTGCCAGCCATCGCCACTGCGGCCACTGCGGGGGTCCTTGTCCTCACCGGCTGTTCGCCGGTCGTTGACGTCAAAGCAGCGGCGGATGCCGCGAATCCTGCCTGCGCGCCCATGATGGTGGCACTCCCGGACACGATCGGTGACGCCGCACTCAGGAAGACCAACAGCCAGGCCACGGCAGCTTGGGGTGACCCGTCCGTGTTGATTTTGCGCTGCGGCGTCAACGTCCCGGGACCCACCACGGACCGATGCGTCACCGTGAACGACGTCGACTGGGTGATCAAGGAGGGCGATCCCGTGTGGACCCTCACAACCTACGGCCGCGAGCCCGCCACCGAAATTCTCATGGACCCGAACAAGATCAGCTCCGCCACGGTCCTGGCCGATCTGGCACCTGCCGCGTCGAAAATCAAGGCCACGCGCAAGTGCGTGGGTCAGCCCGAACTGCTGCAGAACCTGCCCTCGAGCACCCCCGGCAAGTAG
- the leuD gene encoding 3-isopropylmalate dehydratase small subunit: protein MEKFTTHTGIGVPLRQSNVDTDQIIPAVYLKRITRTGFEDALFAAWRKDASFILNQEPFNAGSVLVAGPDFGTGSSREHAVWALKDYGFKAVLSSRFADIFRGNSGKQGLLAAELAQDDIELIWKVLENAPGTEVKVDLVSKTVECGNVVAPFEIDDYTRWRLLEGLDDIGLTLQHEEDITAYEATRPSFKPKTLPARIQ, encoded by the coding sequence ATGGAAAAGTTCACCACCCACACCGGCATCGGTGTCCCGCTGCGCCAAAGCAATGTCGACACGGACCAGATCATTCCCGCGGTCTACCTGAAACGGATCACCCGTACCGGCTTCGAAGACGCCCTGTTCGCTGCGTGGCGCAAGGACGCATCCTTCATCCTGAACCAGGAACCTTTCAACGCGGGCTCCGTCCTGGTGGCCGGGCCTGATTTCGGCACCGGCTCATCCCGCGAACACGCCGTCTGGGCACTGAAGGACTATGGTTTCAAGGCCGTCCTCTCTTCCCGTTTCGCGGACATTTTCCGCGGGAACTCGGGAAAGCAAGGCCTCCTGGCGGCTGAGCTTGCCCAAGACGACATCGAGCTCATCTGGAAAGTGCTCGAAAACGCCCCCGGTACCGAGGTCAAGGTGGACCTCGTGTCCAAGACCGTCGAATGCGGCAACGTGGTGGCGCCCTTCGAAATCGATGACTACACGCGCTGGCGCCTTTTGGAAGGCTTGGACGACATCGGCTTGACGCTCCAGCACGAGGAAGACATCACGGCCTACGAGGCCACGAGGCCTTCCTTCAAGCCGAAAACGCTGCCTGCAAGGATCCAGTAG
- a CDS encoding NAD(P)H-dependent glycerol-3-phosphate dehydrogenase, producing MTAGEVLTADNAVVAVLGAGSWGTTFAKVLADAAIATGAERSIRIWGRRNEVVEQINTEHRNEQYLKDVALPDSITASTDVSKVLAGAGIVILAVPAQSLRPQLREWKPLVAPDAVVVSLMKGLELGTDARMSQVISEELGIPQERVAVVSGPNLAMEIARKEPTASVVACSDETTAASFALYCTAPYFRPYTSNDVVGVEIGGIVKNVIALAVGICEGKQMGDNTKASVITRGLAETSRLALALGGEARTIAGLAGLGDLVATCSSPLSRNHTAGRLLGQGLTLEQVTEHMTQTAEGIKSGYAVYELAGKLGVDMPITAAVVAVLEGKLSVDELGPRLLARSLKSEGDY from the coding sequence GTGACCGCTGGGGAAGTGCTTACGGCCGACAACGCGGTTGTGGCTGTGCTCGGCGCGGGATCCTGGGGCACGACGTTCGCCAAGGTCCTGGCGGATGCAGCAATAGCCACTGGCGCAGAGCGCAGCATCCGTATTTGGGGCCGGCGGAACGAAGTGGTTGAGCAGATCAACACCGAGCACCGTAACGAGCAGTACTTGAAGGATGTCGCGCTGCCGGATTCCATCACTGCCTCAACCGACGTGTCCAAGGTCCTGGCCGGCGCCGGAATCGTGATTCTCGCCGTCCCGGCGCAGTCGCTTCGGCCGCAGCTTCGCGAGTGGAAGCCACTCGTGGCCCCAGACGCCGTGGTGGTTTCCCTCATGAAAGGTCTTGAACTCGGCACGGACGCGCGCATGAGCCAGGTCATCTCCGAGGAACTCGGCATCCCGCAGGAACGGGTAGCGGTAGTTTCGGGGCCCAACCTGGCCATGGAGATCGCGCGAAAGGAACCGACGGCCTCCGTGGTGGCGTGCAGCGACGAAACCACGGCTGCATCGTTCGCGCTCTACTGCACCGCCCCGTATTTCCGCCCCTACACGAGCAACGACGTCGTCGGAGTCGAAATCGGCGGGATCGTCAAGAACGTAATCGCCCTCGCCGTCGGCATTTGCGAAGGTAAGCAAATGGGGGACAACACGAAGGCTTCGGTGATCACCCGCGGCCTCGCGGAGACGTCGCGGCTAGCCCTTGCCCTGGGCGGCGAAGCACGCACGATCGCCGGCCTTGCCGGTCTGGGCGACCTCGTGGCGACCTGCTCCTCGCCGCTCTCCCGCAACCATACGGCGGGCCGTCTGCTCGGCCAGGGCCTGACCCTCGAACAGGTTACCGAGCACATGACGCAGACGGCGGAAGGCATCAAATCCGGGTACGCTGTCTACGAACTAGCCGGAAAACTCGGTGTCGACATGCCGATCACTGCGGCCGTCGTAGCCGTCCTTGAAGGCAAACTATCCGTTGATGAACTGGGGCCCAGGCTCCTGGCCCGCTCCCTGAAGTCCGAAGGCGACTACTGA
- a CDS encoding lysophospholipid acyltransferase family protein: protein MKESAQSRAMFAVLAGVARPLMNILMAKKWEGTEKFPAGGFIAAPNHCTEIDPIVVGHMLYNLKRPPHFLAKAGLFKVPVLGSLLRATNQIPVERSTTGANRSLQAAQEVVDAGGAIIIYPEGTLTRDPGLWPMKGHTGAARLAILTGAPVVPIAHWGAHEVFPRYAKRLHVFPRKTSRILVGEPVDLSAFQGRPLDRATLVEATDIIMDAITGLLATLRGEAPPKERWDPSAHNQSKHGRFEATEGTAGNNGADGQK, encoded by the coding sequence TTGAAGGAATCGGCCCAGAGCCGTGCCATGTTCGCCGTTCTCGCGGGAGTTGCCCGTCCGCTCATGAACATCCTCATGGCCAAGAAGTGGGAGGGGACTGAAAAGTTCCCTGCGGGCGGCTTCATTGCCGCCCCGAACCATTGCACCGAGATCGACCCCATCGTGGTGGGGCACATGCTCTATAACCTCAAGCGTCCGCCGCATTTCCTCGCGAAGGCGGGACTCTTCAAGGTGCCCGTCCTGGGTAGCCTGTTGCGCGCCACCAACCAGATTCCGGTGGAGCGCTCGACGACGGGAGCGAACCGTTCGCTGCAAGCCGCCCAGGAAGTGGTAGACGCGGGCGGCGCCATCATCATCTATCCCGAGGGGACCTTGACGCGTGACCCCGGCTTGTGGCCGATGAAGGGCCACACCGGAGCTGCACGCCTGGCGATCCTGACCGGCGCACCAGTGGTGCCGATTGCCCATTGGGGTGCCCATGAGGTGTTCCCCCGGTATGCCAAGCGTCTGCATGTCTTCCCCCGGAAGACTTCCCGCATCCTGGTGGGAGAGCCAGTGGACCTCAGCGCTTTCCAAGGCCGGCCCTTGGACCGGGCAACGCTGGTTGAGGCGACGGACATCATTATGGACGCCATCACCGGACTTCTCGCGACCTTGCGCGGAGAAGCTCCGCCCAAGGAACGCTGGGACCCTTCTGCCCACAACCAGTCGAAGCATGGCCGCTTTGAAGCAACTGAAGGAACGGCAGGCAATAACGGCGCGGACGGACAGAAGTGA
- the murA gene encoding UDP-N-acetylglucosamine 1-carboxyvinyltransferase, with protein MSSVLTIRGGVPLTGRVTVRGAKNLVPKAMVASLLGNEPSVLRNVPEIKDVEVVTSLLQLHGVTVQKDPITGDLTLDPQNAKTASSTAIDAHAGDSRIPILLCGPLIHAIGEAFIPDLGGCKIGDRPIDYHLNVLRQFGAVVEKRPGGIHISAPKGLQGAKISLPYPSVGATEQVLLSATRAEGITELSGAATEPEIIDLIAVLQKMGAIISVQTDRTIRIEGVKDLGGYDHRALADRNESASWASAALVTRGDIFVEGASQRDMMTFLNTYRKVGGGMDIREDGIRFYHPGGKLSPLVLETDVHPGFMTDWQQPLVVALTQAEGVSIVHETVYENRFGFTDALTRMGATIQVHRECLGSVPCRFGQRNFLHSAVVSGPTPLRGTDIDIPDLRGGFSHLIAALAATGTSRVTGIDIINRGYERFTEKLAALGADFDLTDSK; from the coding sequence ATGAGTAGTGTTCTGACAATCCGCGGCGGCGTCCCTTTGACCGGCCGCGTCACCGTCAGAGGTGCCAAGAACCTTGTTCCCAAGGCCATGGTGGCTTCGCTCCTCGGCAACGAACCTTCGGTGCTGCGGAACGTTCCGGAAATCAAGGACGTGGAGGTGGTCACCAGTCTGCTGCAGCTCCATGGCGTGACTGTCCAGAAGGACCCCATCACGGGAGATCTCACGCTGGATCCCCAGAACGCCAAGACAGCGTCCAGCACCGCGATCGACGCCCATGCGGGGGACTCCCGCATCCCGATCCTGCTGTGTGGGCCATTGATCCATGCCATCGGCGAAGCTTTTATTCCTGACCTGGGTGGCTGCAAGATCGGCGACCGGCCCATCGACTACCACCTGAATGTTCTCCGGCAGTTCGGCGCCGTCGTCGAAAAGCGGCCGGGCGGCATCCACATTTCCGCCCCCAAGGGACTCCAGGGTGCCAAGATCTCCCTGCCGTACCCGTCGGTGGGAGCCACGGAACAGGTACTGCTGAGCGCGACGCGTGCCGAGGGCATCACGGAACTCAGCGGTGCCGCCACTGAACCGGAAATCATCGACCTCATCGCTGTGCTGCAAAAGATGGGCGCCATCATCAGCGTCCAGACTGACCGCACCATCCGGATCGAAGGAGTCAAGGACCTCGGTGGCTACGACCACCGGGCCCTGGCGGACCGCAACGAATCGGCTTCCTGGGCTTCGGCCGCCTTGGTGACCCGCGGAGATATCTTCGTGGAGGGTGCATCCCAGCGCGACATGATGACCTTCTTGAACACCTACCGCAAGGTGGGCGGCGGAATGGACATCCGCGAGGACGGCATCCGTTTCTACCACCCCGGCGGAAAACTCAGCCCGCTCGTCCTGGAAACGGATGTGCACCCGGGCTTCATGACCGACTGGCAGCAGCCACTGGTGGTCGCTTTGACTCAGGCTGAAGGCGTGTCGATTGTGCACGAAACTGTGTACGAAAACCGCTTCGGCTTCACCGATGCGCTGACCCGCATGGGGGCAACCATCCAGGTGCACCGCGAATGCCTCGGCAGTGTGCCGTGCCGTTTCGGCCAGCGTAATTTCCTGCATTCCGCCGTCGTCTCGGGACCTACACCGCTCAGGGGCACTGACATCGACATTCCCGATCTCCGTGGCGGATTCAGCCACCTTATTGCGGCGCTTGCCGCGACCGGCACGTCCAGGGTGACCGGGATCGACATCATCAACCGCGGCTACGAGCGCTTCACCGAAAAGCTCGCCGCATTAGGTGCCGATTTCGACCTCACCGACTCCAAGTAG
- a CDS encoding ABC transporter ATP-binding protein, giving the protein MGAIDYPVFLEGPPCVVIDRVQMTYRVASSDDRATASRPGLKGALRRVLRKPNMVTVNALKEISLVVERGESVGIIGRNGSGKSTLMRLISGQEAPTHGAVYASSTPILLGVNAALQPDLSGDQNVVLGCLAMGMNMDQVNEQFDKIVELSGLDSAIYLPMKSYSSGMSSRLRFAIAAAVNPEILLVDEALNTGDAQFGSRSKARMNELRAQAGCVFIVSHSLDTIRDMCTRVIWLDKGDLIMDGPPIETTQAYQEFSVHLSKGNNMSARRIREEARSNLVATRILERASGRRTEGR; this is encoded by the coding sequence ATGGGCGCGATTGATTACCCGGTCTTCCTCGAAGGCCCTCCCTGCGTCGTCATCGACAGGGTGCAGATGACCTACCGCGTTGCCTCCTCGGACGATCGGGCAACAGCTTCGCGGCCTGGCCTAAAAGGTGCTCTCCGCAGGGTCTTGCGGAAGCCGAACATGGTGACGGTCAATGCGTTGAAGGAGATCTCCCTCGTCGTAGAGCGGGGTGAATCCGTTGGCATCATTGGACGTAACGGATCCGGCAAGAGCACCTTGATGAGGCTTATCAGTGGACAGGAGGCGCCGACGCACGGGGCAGTGTATGCCTCCAGCACACCCATTCTCCTGGGGGTTAACGCCGCCCTCCAACCCGACCTTTCGGGAGATCAGAACGTGGTGCTCGGCTGTCTGGCCATGGGCATGAACATGGATCAGGTCAACGAACAGTTCGACAAGATTGTGGAGCTGTCTGGGCTGGATTCGGCGATCTACCTACCCATGAAGTCCTACTCTTCAGGCATGTCTTCCCGCTTGCGCTTTGCCATTGCGGCGGCTGTCAATCCAGAAATACTGCTAGTGGATGAAGCGCTCAATACGGGAGATGCCCAATTCGGTAGTCGCAGCAAGGCACGGATGAATGAGCTAAGGGCACAAGCTGGCTGCGTGTTCATAGTTAGTCACAGTCTGGACACTATTCGGGATATGTGCACCCGCGTTATCTGGTTGGACAAGGGGGATCTGATCATGGACGGACCACCCATAGAAACAACGCAGGCCTATCAAGAATTTTCGGTGCATCTTTCCAAGGGAAATAACATGAGCGCCCGCAGAATCAGAGAGGAAGCGCGCTCGAACCTCGTAGCGACCCGTATCTTGGAACGGGCTAGCGGCCGTCGGACGGAGGGCCGCTGA
- a CDS encoding D-alanine--D-alanine ligase family protein — protein sequence MSAGTTESAGTAASAKPVERRRPRVAVLFGGRSSEHAVSCVTAAGVMGAIDKSKYDVIPIGIAKSGQWVIPSADIGEWSLSASALPEVAPSGRTVTLAEVGGAHQLIVTAPNEVPEELGSVDVVFPLLHGPWGEDGTIQGLLELSDTRYVGAGVLASAVGMDKHFMKVVFEAAGLAVGPYVAVTDRNWINDAEAVRKRVDRLGFPVFVKPARAGSSMGISKVDSMDGLDAAIEEARRHDLKLVIEAGIVGREIECAVLEGRGSASPRTSMPGEIAVAAGEHEFYDFNAKYVEDGAAALSCPADLPEEAIARVREHAATAFDAVGAEGLSRVDFFYTPDGEIIINEINTMPGFTPKSMYPQMWAASGLGYSELIDELIDLALNRKTGLR from the coding sequence CTGTCTGCTGGAACTACTGAGTCCGCTGGAACTGCCGCTTCCGCGAAGCCCGTTGAGCGTCGTCGGCCGCGCGTCGCAGTCCTCTTTGGCGGGCGCTCCAGCGAACACGCAGTCAGCTGCGTGACGGCGGCTGGAGTGATGGGCGCCATCGACAAAAGCAAGTACGACGTCATTCCCATCGGAATCGCCAAATCCGGCCAGTGGGTGATCCCTTCCGCCGACATCGGTGAGTGGTCGCTCAGCGCCTCGGCTTTGCCCGAGGTGGCCCCGTCCGGAAGGACTGTAACCCTCGCCGAAGTGGGCGGAGCCCACCAATTGATCGTCACGGCCCCGAACGAGGTGCCCGAAGAACTCGGTTCCGTGGATGTCGTATTCCCGCTCCTGCACGGGCCGTGGGGCGAAGACGGCACCATCCAGGGACTGCTGGAACTTTCGGACACGCGCTACGTAGGCGCCGGGGTCTTGGCGTCAGCCGTCGGCATGGACAAACACTTCATGAAGGTCGTTTTCGAGGCCGCGGGCCTTGCCGTGGGACCCTATGTGGCAGTCACTGACCGGAATTGGATCAACGACGCCGAAGCCGTGCGTAAGCGCGTGGACCGCCTCGGCTTCCCGGTCTTCGTGAAGCCCGCCCGCGCCGGTTCCTCGATGGGGATTTCCAAAGTGGATTCGATGGATGGGCTGGACGCTGCGATTGAGGAAGCACGCCGACACGATCTCAAACTCGTGATCGAGGCCGGCATTGTGGGCCGTGAAATCGAGTGCGCCGTCCTTGAGGGGCGTGGCTCTGCTTCCCCGCGCACCTCCATGCCGGGGGAAATCGCAGTCGCCGCGGGCGAACACGAGTTCTATGACTTCAACGCCAAGTATGTGGAAGACGGCGCTGCTGCCCTCAGCTGCCCGGCGGATCTTCCGGAAGAAGCCATTGCCCGGGTCCGTGAACATGCCGCGACAGCCTTTGATGCCGTGGGTGCCGAAGGCCTCAGCCGCGTGGACTTTTTCTATACTCCCGACGGCGAAATCATCATCAACGAGATCAACACGATGCCGGGATTCACGCCCAAGAGCATGTATCCGCAGATGTGGGCGGCTTCCGGGCTTGGCTACTCCGAGTTGATCGACGAACTCATCGACTTGGCGCTCAACCGGAAGACCGGCTTGCGCTGA